The Stigmatopora argus isolate UIUO_Sarg chromosome 16, RoL_Sarg_1.0, whole genome shotgun sequence genome has a window encoding:
- the LOC144091309 gene encoding SOSS complex subunit C-like isoform X1, translating into MTANSSGPVFQNKARVQILAELEKERKRLIKNQSVSTPGASISIPRHNAKDFRDSAEQQHIVAQQKAALQHAHGHSSGFFITQDSSFGNLILPVLPRLTPES; encoded by the exons TCTTCCAGAACAAAGCCAGAGTGCAAATTTTGGCTGAGCTGGAGAAAGAAAGGAAGCGATTAATAAAGAATCAGTCCGTGAGCACTCCAGGAGCCAG CATTTCAATACCCCGTCACAACGCAAAGGACTTCCGGGATAGTGCAGAGCAGCAGCACATCGTTGCCCAGCAGAAAGCAGCCTTGCAG CACGCACACGGGCACTCATCAGGCTTCTTCATCACTCAGGACTCCTCATTTGGTAACCTCATCCTCCCTGTACTGCCACGCCTGACACCCGAGTCATGA
- the LOC144091309 gene encoding uncharacterized protein LOC144091309 isoform X2, giving the protein MTANSSGPVFQNKARVQILAELEKERKRLIKNQSVSTPGARTSGIVQSSSTSLPSRKQPCSTHTGTHQASSSLRTPHLVTSSSLYCHA; this is encoded by the exons TCTTCCAGAACAAAGCCAGAGTGCAAATTTTGGCTGAGCTGGAGAAAGAAAGGAAGCGATTAATAAAGAATCAGTCCGTGAGCACTCCAGGAGCCAG GACTTCCGGGATAGTGCAGAGCAGCAGCACATCGTTGCCCAGCAGAAAGCAGCCTTGCAG CACGCACACGGGCACTCATCAGGCTTCTTCATCACTCAGGACTCCTCATTTGGTAACCTCATCCTCCCTGTACTGCCACGCCTGA